Part of the uncultured Desulfobacter sp. genome, TCATGGTTTGGGTTTCTGAGATGTGTTGCATGTGATCTCCTTTTTAATATTGATGTTGTGGTTTACAGCCCCATGCCCGTCGGAATGATGCCGTTAAAGCAGTGGTCCTTTGCGCAACAATCACCCTTGCCACAGAGAAAGCACCGGCCCGTTATGGCCTCAAACTGCTTTTTTATGATCCACTCACGATGACCGCAGGTGCAGACGAAGAAGTGCGCTTGATTCACGATTGATCTCCTGGTTGCCGTCATGAATTTTTGGCAGCGTGGACATGGGGTTTTGAATTCTTGGTTGAAAGGGTTCATAAAAATCTCCTTTGCTTCGGGTTAAAATACGAAAGGGCCTGCCCGGCATTGACAAGCCCTTGTTGATGTTCTTGGCTGGTTGGTTTTTCCCCGTTTGATTGCAGGGACAGGGGGAGGGGGGATGGTATGCTGTGGGTTTAAGGGTTTAGGTGAGGTGCTTGGGTGGGGTGGTACTGGTGGATAATGCAATGATCCGGTGAAGGGATGGATCGCTTATGGATACTGCTCCCCCCCCTATAATATTTCAAATCAAGAACGAAGATACGTCAAAATATTGCCTACCACCCGTACACACTCACTGGGTTGGGAATGACAAAATGACCATTATGGAAGATATTTGACCCATTCTCTGATTTCCATTAGCTGGAAAGGGTCCCTGAAAATATGGCGGGCGGTAAAAGGAAAGGTTGACCATGATATATCCATTTTTACCAGGAGAGATAGACTGATTCGGAAGTGAGGGTGGGGCATTGGAAGGGTTGATTACCAAATAAGCGAACGATCAATTATGTGTGAAACTCATTACTAAATTCCTCAATATTTGAATAATTAACTTTTTTAAATACAAAATAAGATAAATTTCTTGACTGAAAAACCAATATCTGGTTGACATATACATTTATATTAAAAATTTGTTTAAAAAGTTTAATTTTTGTTATTAGCCAAAATGGTTGCTGATCCAAATGATATATGAAAATAGCATTTTCGAAGAAGATATTGATAAACAGTTAATTCTTCTTGTATTAGATAAAAATTTAAAAATTGTGAAATTTAATTCGCTTTTTTTGAAAACCGTTGGTCTGACAGATGGCTTGCAGAATAGAAGCATAAATGAATTTATCGATTGGGAAAAGACGTATACAAACAAACTAAAAAGTCGAACTCCTATTAATAACTTAAAAATCATCTTAGATAACAAGTTAAAATATGAAAAAGAATTTTTTTGTTATTTAAAAAATTTAGAGATTAACAATTCCTATCCAGTTAAATTTAATTATTCTTATGACGAGAACAGCAAGGCGTTTTTTTTGTTTGGTGTTAAAAACAATGAAATCCAAACGATTGTAAATGAATTATATTGTCATCTTCCATTTTCAACTTTTGCATTTGATGACGATGAAAAAGTAGTCTACCTCAATGATGATCTAAGTGCCTTCGGGCTTAAAAATCGTGAGAATTATCTAAACTGTTCTATTTCAAAAATACTGAGTCAAAAATCACACACCATCGTACAAAATCAATTTGAAGAGCGGAATAAATCTGGAAACGACCATAAAAACAATGACCTGCAACCAGTTCAGATTGAAATTAAAGATGAAGAAGGAAACTACCATTACACTGAAGCATACTTGAGAACGTACTTAATTGAAAATAAAAGAGTCGTTTCAGGTTTCTTGAGATGCAACCAATCCCAAAAACAAGCTATTAAAAAAGCATTCCATGTTTTTGATGAAACGCCACATCCAATATATAGATATTCCTATAATGCACTGGCAAAAAACAAAAGGGACAAATTTCTATTTTCTTATGTAAATAGGGCCTTTGAAGAGGTTATTGGATACAAAAACGAAGAAATCATTGGGAAGTCTTTATTCACTATTTTTTTAGATAAGAATTTTGATGAAATATACGAGAAAGTATATAGGAGATATAAATTAGAACCAATTGAAACTTCATACAGTTACTACATTAAAAAAAAGAATGGCAACAAGCTCCATACAGTCATTCATGCCGTTCCTTTTGTTTTTCATGGAGAAAATCCTTTATTCATACAAGGCGCGTTGCACGATTTAACAAAAGAAGATAAGTATCGAGAAAAACTGGAAAATGCAAATCAAAATCTTGATCTTATGGTTTCAGGAGTCCAGTTTTCTAACGATAGTGATAGTATCGATACCTTCATAAGAGAAATGTTTGATACAATGATAGCCGTATTCGAAGAGAATTGGGGGGTTTTGTATGGTATTGAGGATAGTGAAAATGAGACAAAGATTATTCCGATCATGTCACATAATTGCGTTGAATCGGAAATGACATTACCTAAAAAAAATTATGACACATTTAAACAACTACTGAGTAAATGCAATAATAAATTAGATGATGTTCAAGATATCGAAATTAAAAAAATCATTCTTGAGAACATAGGGTGGGACTGTGCGAATATGGAATCAAATGGGATTGATATTTATGCGATAAGCTTCAGTTCTTTTGATACTCCAGAATTCTTGTTTGTTTATTTC contains:
- a CDS encoding PAS domain-containing sensor histidine kinase, producing the protein MLIQMIYENSIFEEDIDKQLILLVLDKNLKIVKFNSLFLKTVGLTDGLQNRSINEFIDWEKTYTNKLKSRTPINNLKIILDNKLKYEKEFFCYLKNLEINNSYPVKFNYSYDENSKAFFLFGVKNNEIQTIVNELYCHLPFSTFAFDDDEKVVYLNDDLSAFGLKNRENYLNCSISKILSQKSHTIVQNQFEERNKSGNDHKNNDLQPVQIEIKDEEGNYHYTEAYLRTYLIENKRVVSGFLRCNQSQKQAIKKAFHVFDETPHPIYRYSYNALAKNKRDKFLFSYVNRAFEEVIGYKNEEIIGKSLFTIFLDKNFDEIYEKVYRRYKLEPIETSYSYYIKKKNGNKLHTVIHAVPFVFHGENPLFIQGALHDLTKEDKYREKLENANQNLDLMVSGVQFSNDSDSIDTFIREMFDTMIAVFEENWGVLYGIEDSENETKIIPIMSHNCVESEMTLPKKNYDTFKQLLSKCNNKLDDVQDIEIKKIILENIGWDCANMESNGIDIYAISFSSFDTPEFLFVYFSFSEFKLTSIDKSTISYLSNVVVNRLERERNERESRLILNSMESSSKQITLGEISWEITHEVGNTVNNLASSIAALYENPIIESNQELNVQITELKDLIEDAIEIVTKHRTWYNPSSQIEIFNPNKRLDEIIDVFKKKRRIKSKKIKLTYKPGKFFPLKMVKVRFSEICFNLILNSYQAIPEKKKGHIHVSTGISGESFFVKIVDDGIGIKKQDMDKIFDKYSTKKNGTGLGLYVSKRFAEEVKSESGVKGQIEVKPNSVGSGVAFTVHLPKGLDNE